The following coding sequences are from one Geodermatophilus normandii window:
- a CDS encoding peptidoglycan-binding domain-containing protein, translating to MIVVRRHWAAASAAEDVGLRLLSLFDEPVRNCLRRCAVPPTFDRAAYEELLCSNDGPTLAELTTMGQVEAAPGEPDRHRLAPGLRETCLSDWWAAGGHESAVKMQVPDGLPELARILADRAHDDARELEELELRILYDSDKARDLLRDLYNSADKEHDLGRCRAILDVLDVAARRPVFDRSLVALRTEYATYLAARTKWAKDYYRSALYTPRQTVEAVLEELLGGRPGRMLQLYADGGMGKSTQLRWFVARRCVPARLPAARVDFDDVHPVAATRHPWLLLIEAAAQLDQQITGLPFQELLATYGHYGALLTRHPAADFGIAPRHASRGEGEDVRERFVAALLSRPGNRPAVLVLDTIEKVLHRSVDPTGIVELLSEVVHRVPALRVVLAGRFDLRERMSANLPELASHHLQRLTPDEEHHYLVDIRGLQEDIVQQVRKLAQGRPLTLATYADLISRLDDVSADELAGWRTPGLLAAIERYVDRIEDDRVHWLLRYGVIPRRLRYDFVVSVMWRPFMSDAMTGKGTWDDPQQDDRPRPRARARATFRTDLVAPETEAQVRDLWTTLLDYTSDYGWISLAADESDAVQIRPDVLDPLRHLIRPHPVFAELQRAAGDYFEQRAAGDPEHWLDWTREAVFHRFQFSTEAGMGTWRAALEQARAAYRYDDCLELATEILGEDYVDRLVQPIGSMTYEALASAHLERARSAAALADQNLAGREDPLWREVEAGLGAARAQQAARPEIRFPVATAVTIEARLALAQGDATRSERLLRRAQDDLEPSRDLADLERALGQALLNSRGPDAIAHLLRSYEIALSERDLPGARQSVMALARAYARNDDYAAAVSVFGRARQDGFRVDTDADLRLLEAHLLLQAGSVNRAIQAVEQLSFGGVAVRVQAPLVLALARLRVDDFVGVFAATDGALDSADLSAQGVDARDVTLGLRGMAYAALLDADRGAADLMEAAARVRELSDYDSAAMYCARAALVLTTVSGKLLEAAQVLEEAQRTQPESGSRAWLRTRLATARLRQAMGDEGDAQAILRDALNTMRRAAASPGDLVEAGLHYLSVASPGDHEELVVGLVVNLQRVTPPRARLRRLENLGELPRLQLPEPQVRLLRALLIDDLDLGGTGSDLSTAERTALEWRVAEILRVVGRPQEAGRYLDSALAGRGDLLGWWWWLDGMGRLGPPTADEPTPSAALLRRPPRTLAIACQVALAERRLDLDPLDQVVTRLDAADQLRSGLGTDQWTARIAMVRAEVARRKGDELAARRHAAEATAVYSQLGDSRRRDEVAGRFQLGGEGHVDEGGTIEVRFGPLSGQSLNISVLRPEGERTDQTVSTREFGDAEDSSQALSRLRTILGSLAHGWRAWSEQVAEHLLPNELRKALTVTNGPRRQVRLVFDSRDSAALPWELIRAWDADVPLVQGPDIEFVYRSLTQPLRDEAKTRTLQKLLRRLGHFAGVPDGLRGPSTDQAICDFHEAAGIAVRADTGTETWSALRRQVLAEVPRHSLRAVVLRPGREREAGRQRGYAAAGQEPVAAYRQHRIELVTVEDPQPDALTEFGGLFKEGTPDLLHVMAPVRLTTGATVLEFGETGEQLSRRGQLTSNMLSVSALGALCTVLGSGAKLPLILLDVPLPYSPLEATRHLAIRNSMAHQLLKLGCAEAVLAMGLAEPPDQAQILDQVLAGLTEGKDIAIVTSQLQRFRPPDDFAGTLACAGSALFLERPPMSLLPLGY from the coding sequence GTGATCGTCGTTCGTAGACACTGGGCCGCCGCGTCAGCGGCGGAGGACGTCGGCCTCCGGTTGCTGTCCCTGTTCGACGAACCGGTTCGGAATTGCCTGCGCCGCTGCGCGGTGCCGCCCACCTTCGACCGAGCTGCGTACGAGGAATTGCTGTGCTCGAACGACGGCCCAACGCTGGCCGAGCTGACCACCATGGGCCAGGTCGAGGCTGCTCCCGGCGAGCCGGACCGTCATCGGCTGGCGCCTGGGCTACGGGAGACCTGCCTGAGCGACTGGTGGGCCGCCGGGGGACATGAGTCGGCGGTAAAGATGCAGGTACCGGATGGACTGCCGGAGCTCGCCCGAATTCTCGCCGACCGGGCCCACGACGACGCTCGCGAACTGGAGGAGCTTGAACTGCGCATTCTGTACGATTCCGACAAGGCGCGGGACCTGCTGCGCGACCTCTACAACAGCGCCGACAAGGAACACGACCTGGGCCGCTGCCGGGCGATCCTCGATGTACTCGACGTCGCCGCTCGCCGGCCAGTATTTGACCGCTCCCTGGTTGCGCTGCGCACCGAGTACGCCACCTACCTCGCGGCACGGACGAAGTGGGCCAAGGACTACTACCGGTCAGCCCTGTATACCCCCCGGCAGACGGTCGAGGCGGTACTCGAGGAGCTGCTCGGGGGGCGCCCGGGCCGGATGCTGCAGCTGTACGCCGACGGCGGCATGGGCAAGTCGACCCAATTGCGCTGGTTCGTCGCGCGGCGATGCGTCCCGGCACGCCTGCCCGCTGCCCGGGTGGATTTCGACGACGTGCACCCGGTCGCGGCGACCCGGCATCCGTGGTTGCTCCTTATCGAGGCGGCGGCCCAGTTGGACCAGCAGATCACCGGCTTGCCCTTTCAGGAGCTACTCGCCACGTACGGCCACTATGGAGCCCTGCTGACACGGCACCCGGCTGCCGACTTCGGCATCGCACCGCGCCACGCCTCACGCGGCGAGGGGGAGGACGTCCGCGAGCGGTTTGTCGCAGCCTTGTTGAGCCGCCCGGGCAACCGTCCCGCCGTGCTGGTGCTGGACACGATCGAGAAGGTGCTGCACCGTTCGGTCGACCCCACCGGCATCGTCGAACTCCTGTCCGAGGTCGTCCACCGCGTGCCGGCCCTGCGCGTCGTGCTTGCCGGCCGTTTCGACCTGCGTGAGCGGATGTCGGCGAATCTGCCAGAGCTTGCCAGCCACCATCTTCAGCGGCTGACGCCTGATGAGGAACATCACTACTTGGTGGACATCCGTGGCCTCCAGGAGGACATCGTCCAGCAGGTCCGGAAACTGGCTCAGGGACGGCCACTGACGTTGGCCACTTACGCCGACCTCATCTCCCGGCTAGATGACGTTTCGGCGGACGAACTGGCGGGCTGGCGCACGCCCGGCCTGCTCGCGGCCATCGAGCGGTACGTCGACCGAATCGAGGACGACCGGGTCCACTGGCTCCTGCGGTACGGCGTGATCCCACGCCGGTTGCGCTACGACTTCGTCGTCTCCGTGATGTGGCGGCCCTTTATGAGCGACGCGATGACGGGCAAGGGAACATGGGACGATCCGCAGCAGGACGACCGGCCCCGGCCGCGGGCCCGGGCTCGGGCGACGTTTCGCACTGATCTGGTCGCTCCCGAGACCGAGGCGCAGGTGCGGGACCTCTGGACGACGCTGCTCGACTACACCAGCGACTACGGGTGGATCTCGCTCGCCGCAGACGAGTCAGACGCGGTGCAGATCCGACCGGACGTGCTGGACCCGCTGCGTCACCTGATCCGCCCGCACCCAGTGTTCGCCGAGCTCCAGCGCGCCGCCGGCGACTACTTCGAGCAACGGGCCGCCGGCGACCCCGAGCACTGGCTCGACTGGACGCGGGAGGCGGTCTTCCATCGATTCCAGTTCAGCACCGAGGCCGGCATGGGCACCTGGCGGGCAGCGCTCGAGCAGGCGCGCGCGGCGTACCGATACGACGACTGCCTGGAGCTGGCGACCGAGATTCTGGGCGAGGACTACGTCGACCGCCTCGTCCAGCCCATCGGCAGCATGACCTACGAGGCGCTGGCGTCGGCGCACCTAGAGCGGGCTCGTTCCGCCGCCGCCCTTGCCGACCAAAACCTCGCCGGTCGGGAGGACCCGCTGTGGAGGGAGGTCGAGGCCGGGCTGGGTGCGGCACGCGCCCAGCAGGCCGCACGGCCGGAGATCCGCTTTCCGGTCGCAACTGCGGTGACGATCGAGGCACGTCTCGCCCTGGCGCAGGGTGACGCCACCCGGAGCGAGCGGTTGCTACGCCGTGCGCAGGATGACCTCGAGCCGTCCCGCGATCTCGCCGACCTCGAGCGGGCGCTGGGCCAGGCTCTGCTCAACTCACGCGGCCCGGACGCGATCGCGCACTTGTTGCGATCCTACGAGATCGCCCTCAGCGAGCGGGACCTCCCCGGGGCCCGGCAGTCAGTCATGGCACTGGCGCGGGCGTATGCGCGGAACGATGACTACGCCGCTGCCGTGAGTGTGTTCGGCCGGGCCCGGCAGGACGGCTTCCGGGTCGACACGGACGCCGACCTACGCTTGTTGGAGGCCCATCTCCTGCTTCAGGCCGGTTCTGTCAACCGGGCCATCCAGGCGGTCGAGCAGCTGTCCTTCGGCGGCGTGGCGGTGAGGGTCCAGGCCCCTCTCGTGCTCGCTCTGGCCCGCCTGCGAGTGGACGACTTCGTCGGCGTGTTCGCCGCGACGGACGGGGCGCTCGATAGCGCGGACCTTTCCGCCCAGGGGGTCGATGCCAGGGACGTCACTCTTGGTCTGCGGGGGATGGCGTACGCGGCTCTGCTGGACGCCGATCGCGGCGCCGCCGACCTTATGGAAGCGGCGGCACGGGTACGCGAGCTTAGTGACTACGACAGCGCGGCGATGTACTGCGCGCGGGCAGCGCTCGTCCTGACGACCGTCTCCGGCAAGCTGCTCGAGGCAGCGCAGGTCCTGGAAGAGGCACAGCGCACCCAACCCGAGTCCGGGTCACGCGCCTGGCTCCGGACTCGCCTGGCCACCGCACGTCTGCGGCAGGCGATGGGCGATGAGGGTGACGCGCAGGCGATTCTCCGAGATGCCTTAAACACCATGAGGCGTGCGGCAGCGTCTCCGGGCGACCTCGTCGAGGCTGGCTTGCACTACCTGTCGGTGGCGTCTCCGGGCGACCATGAGGAGCTCGTCGTCGGTCTGGTGGTGAACCTGCAGCGAGTGACGCCGCCGCGCGCGCGGCTGAGGCGTCTGGAGAACCTGGGAGAGCTTCCGCGGTTGCAGTTGCCCGAGCCGCAGGTGCGGCTCCTGCGTGCCCTGCTGATCGACGACCTCGACCTGGGCGGCACCGGGAGTGACCTTTCTACTGCGGAGCGGACGGCCCTCGAGTGGCGAGTCGCCGAGATCCTTCGGGTTGTCGGCCGGCCGCAGGAGGCGGGCCGCTACCTGGACTCGGCGCTCGCAGGTCGCGGCGACCTCCTCGGGTGGTGGTGGTGGCTGGATGGCATGGGACGGTTGGGGCCCCCGACCGCGGACGAGCCGACGCCGTCGGCCGCCCTCTTGCGCCGCCCTCCCCGGACGCTGGCGATCGCCTGCCAGGTCGCGCTGGCGGAACGACGTCTGGACCTTGACCCGCTCGACCAGGTGGTCACGCGCTTGGACGCCGCGGACCAACTCAGGTCGGGGCTCGGAACCGATCAGTGGACTGCGCGGATTGCGATGGTCCGCGCCGAGGTCGCCCGCCGGAAGGGTGACGAGCTGGCTGCTCGCCGGCACGCAGCGGAGGCCACGGCCGTCTACAGCCAGCTAGGTGACTCGCGGCGGCGCGACGAGGTGGCCGGGCGCTTCCAGCTCGGCGGCGAAGGCCATGTGGATGAGGGTGGGACGATCGAAGTGCGGTTCGGGCCGCTGTCCGGGCAGTCGCTCAACATCTCAGTGCTGCGCCCCGAGGGTGAGCGGACTGACCAAACCGTCTCGACACGCGAGTTCGGCGATGCGGAGGACTCCAGCCAGGCTCTGTCGCGACTTCGGACGATTCTCGGCTCGCTGGCCCACGGCTGGCGAGCATGGTCGGAACAGGTCGCTGAACACCTCCTGCCAAACGAGTTGCGAAAAGCGTTGACCGTCACCAACGGCCCACGGCGGCAGGTGCGATTGGTGTTTGACAGCCGCGACTCCGCCGCCCTGCCCTGGGAGCTCATCCGGGCGTGGGATGCGGACGTGCCACTCGTTCAGGGACCGGATATCGAGTTCGTGTACCGCAGCCTGACGCAGCCGCTGCGTGACGAAGCCAAGACTCGCACGCTGCAAAAGCTGCTCCGCCGCCTCGGACACTTTGCGGGGGTACCCGACGGTCTGCGAGGGCCGTCGACTGACCAGGCGATCTGCGATTTCCATGAGGCGGCAGGCATCGCCGTCCGCGCGGACACAGGGACAGAGACCTGGTCCGCCCTGCGCCGGCAGGTACTGGCGGAAGTGCCGCGCCACTCGCTGCGTGCGGTCGTCCTGCGGCCGGGCCGGGAGCGCGAGGCGGGTCGACAGCGGGGGTATGCGGCCGCCGGGCAGGAGCCGGTGGCCGCGTACCGGCAGCACCGGATCGAGCTCGTCACCGTGGAAGACCCCCAACCGGACGCGCTAACCGAGTTCGGCGGCCTCTTCAAGGAAGGCACGCCCGACCTGCTGCACGTAATGGCCCCGGTGCGGTTGACCACCGGGGCCACCGTGCTGGAGTTCGGCGAGACCGGCGAGCAGTTGTCGCGCAGGGGACAGCTCACCAGCAACATGCTATCGGTGAGCGCGCTGGGAGCCCTCTGCACGGTTTTGGGCAGCGGCGCTAAGTTGCCGCTGATCCTGCTCGACGTCCCGCTACCGTACAGCCCACTCGAGGCGACCCGGCACCTCGCCATCCGCAATTCCATGGCCCACCAGCTGTTGAAGCTCGGCTGTGCGGAAGCCGTCCTCGCGATGGGCTTGGCCGAGCCCCCGGATCAGGCGCAGATCCTCGATCAGGTGCTCGCCGGGTTGACCGAGGGAAAAGACATCGCCATCGTGACGAGCCAATTGCAGCGCTTCCGCCCGCCGGACGATTTCGCGGGCACGCTGGCCTGCGCCGGCTCCGCCCTCTTCCTGGAGAGACCGCCGATGTCACTGCTCCCCCTCGGGTACTGA
- a CDS encoding CHAT domain-containing protein, producing the protein MTLLIRVDQPEDGERLTVHGFTMQVGADSWPDNPECEGLPLRDDLILDHARAAVLGVGDPQMSAPEAGRALWELLGPSIHRWWQEKAERAGGSVLRTFLDVRTPELQSLPWELLANADGEPLFQSDLLPWVRAWRSQLAHREPLTVPAGMLVVVGDRSSEDLMVDDELAAIHEALRDVPGRWSVELLEAPKTRQELEDIWREVNPDVLHVISHGIDDDGGSALQMEGSLGLWPLFPKDIKNLPDPAQPAPPLVVLNACRTGDAIGGREASRTFTRALLERGSAAVVSMQGDIPAVGAVEFSRRFYSDLAAGRGVDVAAATGRRAIDSILRIDADDRCWALPSLTVAVHPDDVLPVKVQPGDLTRVGRPPYLRHFKGLTGHVDQSTERRRFWRSVDPVVGMSPQKLLIVTGDKGYGKSTMVLSALVTLRLRGRNVVYVDLSEVSPAPTKQKKRLSWLTVLRAMRDALYDDWMPDAPADPRRQFDHSLHFLMRYRDPEPWTPESSFADDGKEFASVGEDYEEWIAKIFTSFLNMLDAAAGQQPLLVVLDSWGAVEPPDVSDVLCPLLLQPVATERQWDGLRFVVVGTDEQLRPLTDEVRDLAGDRMAMREFRSGELLRLAREFCARVGISLEAEKWMEIGRFVEGVESLTADQFGWLIGAVKMKSKGYAGDRRS; encoded by the coding sequence ATGACGTTGTTGATCCGAGTCGACCAGCCAGAGGATGGCGAGAGGCTCACCGTGCACGGCTTCACGATGCAGGTCGGAGCGGATTCTTGGCCGGACAACCCCGAGTGCGAGGGGCTGCCTCTCCGCGACGATCTAATACTCGACCATGCCCGAGCCGCGGTGCTAGGGGTCGGTGATCCGCAGATGAGTGCGCCCGAAGCCGGGCGGGCGCTGTGGGAGCTGCTCGGGCCCAGCATTCACCGCTGGTGGCAGGAGAAGGCCGAGCGAGCGGGCGGATCGGTGTTGCGCACGTTCCTGGACGTACGGACACCTGAGCTCCAATCTCTGCCCTGGGAGCTGCTGGCGAACGCCGACGGCGAGCCGCTTTTCCAGAGTGACCTGCTGCCATGGGTGCGCGCGTGGCGTTCACAGCTGGCCCATCGAGAGCCGCTCACTGTGCCGGCAGGGATGCTCGTCGTCGTCGGCGACCGCAGCTCGGAGGACCTGATGGTCGACGACGAACTGGCCGCCATCCACGAGGCGCTTCGGGATGTCCCCGGACGTTGGTCGGTCGAGCTGTTGGAAGCCCCGAAGACGAGGCAGGAACTGGAGGACATCTGGCGGGAGGTGAACCCGGACGTCCTGCATGTCATCAGCCACGGCATCGATGACGACGGCGGGTCCGCGCTCCAGATGGAGGGATCGCTCGGGCTGTGGCCGCTGTTCCCGAAGGACATCAAGAACCTTCCCGACCCCGCACAGCCGGCCCCCCCGCTTGTTGTCCTCAATGCCTGCCGAACCGGGGATGCAATTGGTGGGCGGGAGGCGTCGAGGACATTCACTCGAGCCCTTTTGGAGCGGGGCAGCGCGGCCGTGGTGTCGATGCAGGGAGACATCCCGGCCGTGGGAGCGGTGGAGTTTTCCCGCAGGTTCTACTCAGACCTGGCCGCAGGCCGGGGGGTGGACGTGGCGGCGGCCACGGGGCGTCGGGCCATCGACAGCATATTGCGGATCGACGCGGACGACCGGTGCTGGGCACTGCCCTCCCTGACGGTCGCCGTCCACCCGGACGACGTGCTGCCGGTCAAGGTCCAGCCGGGCGACCTGACTCGAGTCGGCAGGCCTCCCTACCTCCGCCACTTCAAGGGGCTGACCGGGCATGTGGACCAGTCGACGGAGCGTCGGAGGTTCTGGCGCTCCGTCGACCCGGTCGTTGGCATGAGCCCCCAGAAGCTTTTGATCGTCACCGGCGACAAGGGCTACGGCAAGTCCACCATGGTGCTCTCGGCGTTGGTCACGCTTCGACTTCGGGGGCGCAACGTCGTCTACGTCGACCTCTCCGAGGTGAGCCCCGCGCCGACGAAGCAGAAGAAGCGGTTGAGCTGGCTGACGGTGCTGCGAGCGATGCGAGACGCGCTCTACGACGACTGGATGCCGGATGCGCCTGCCGACCCCCGCCGCCAGTTCGACCACAGCCTCCACTTCCTGATGCGGTACCGCGACCCCGAGCCCTGGACACCAGAGAGCTCGTTCGCCGACGACGGCAAGGAGTTCGCCTCGGTCGGCGAGGACTACGAGGAGTGGATCGCCAAGATTTTCACGTCGTTCCTGAACATGCTGGACGCGGCCGCTGGCCAACAACCGCTGCTCGTGGTCCTGGATTCCTGGGGTGCGGTGGAGCCTCCCGACGTCAGTGACGTCCTGTGCCCGCTGCTGCTCCAGCCGGTCGCGACAGAGCGTCAGTGGGATGGGCTGCGTTTCGTCGTCGTCGGCACCGACGAGCAGCTTCGGCCGCTCACCGACGAGGTTCGCGACTTGGCGGGTGACCGGATGGCGATGCGTGAGTTCCGCTCCGGAGAGCTGCTCCGCCTCGCCCGGGAGTTCTGCGCTCGTGTGGGCATCTCGCTCGAGGCGGAGAAGTGGATGGAGATCGGCCGGTTCGTCGAAGGGGTGGAGTCGCTGACCGCCGACCAGTTCGGATGGCTCATTGGTGCGGTGAAAATGAAGAGCAAGGGGTACGCCGGTGATCGTCGTTCGTAG
- a CDS encoding DUF6326 family protein, translated as MSAVDIREGGSAHLIEPRSNVMRTPRSHTARENPPINSALEDRRLPVQAKLAAAWTSFMFLYVYVDILNFFKPGVVDDILAGIVHEYDAGPTFLAIGLTLMAIPILMVVLSMTLPARVNRTANLIVASVQIPVAAYNAVGESWSYSYFYGLSIGLEVLILAFILRSAWTWPRRTASPATPAAGLDNEALRTPQQA; from the coding sequence GTGTCCGCCGTCGACATCCGTGAAGGTGGCAGCGCCCACCTGATCGAGCCAAGGAGCAATGTGATGAGAACGCCTCGATCCCACACCGCACGGGAGAATCCGCCGATCAACAGCGCGCTGGAAGATCGGCGCTTGCCCGTGCAGGCCAAACTCGCAGCAGCATGGACGAGCTTCATGTTCCTGTACGTCTACGTGGACATCCTCAACTTCTTCAAGCCCGGCGTCGTCGACGACATCCTGGCCGGAATCGTCCACGAGTACGACGCCGGCCCGACGTTTCTCGCCATCGGGCTCACGCTCATGGCGATCCCGATCCTCATGGTCGTCCTGTCGATGACGCTACCCGCCCGTGTGAACCGCACCGCGAACCTCATCGTGGCTTCGGTACAGATCCCCGTCGCGGCGTACAACGCGGTGGGCGAGTCCTGGAGCTACTCCTACTTCTACGGCCTCTCCATCGGACTCGAGGTGCTGATCCTGGCCTTCATCCTGCGCTCCGCCTGGACCTGGCCACGCCGCACCGCATCACCGGCGACCCCGGCAGCCGGCCTCGACAACGAGGCACTCCGCACACCGCAGCAGGCGTGA
- a CDS encoding sensor histidine kinase: MATSALRSLWAEPRPPNAPDRGPRDWALVAALVGWSVVELVLRRDLMPRPLLLLYTLAVLGPLLWRRTHPLVAVAVSFGTLTIVDTVRILTGSQGTPLNSTSGLLILAYALFRWGSGREAAGGLGVILLWLPVTHLADYTSLWEAVAGYGFFLFAAALGAAIRYRTKSRIRDIDRAKAREREQLARELHDTVAHHVSGIAIQAQAGRAIAASHPERAVEALAVIEDAATRTLTELRAIVGVLRATRDTEFAPQPGVAEVEELATDGQTRPCVEVTLSGEFDDLSPAVEAAIYRLAQESVTNARRHARHATQVTVAVTGDADRVRLTIDDDGSAAGGRATAGYGLVGMRERASLLGGTFHAGPAAERGWRVEAVLPRTGTPR; this comes from the coding sequence ATGGCCACCAGCGCACTCCGCTCGCTGTGGGCCGAACCTCGACCACCGAATGCCCCGGACCGGGGGCCGCGGGACTGGGCCTTGGTCGCAGCACTGGTCGGCTGGTCCGTGGTGGAACTGGTGCTTCGCCGGGACCTGATGCCGCGCCCGCTGCTGCTGCTCTACACGCTCGCGGTCCTCGGCCCGCTGCTGTGGCGACGCACGCACCCGCTCGTCGCGGTCGCGGTCTCCTTCGGCACGTTGACGATCGTCGACACCGTCCGGATCCTCACCGGGTCGCAGGGCACCCCGCTGAACAGCACGTCGGGGCTGCTGATCCTGGCCTACGCCCTGTTCCGGTGGGGCTCCGGTCGGGAAGCCGCAGGCGGCCTCGGCGTCATCCTGCTCTGGCTGCCCGTCACCCACCTGGCCGACTACACGAGCCTGTGGGAGGCGGTCGCAGGGTACGGGTTCTTCCTGTTCGCCGCCGCGCTCGGTGCCGCGATCCGCTATCGGACGAAGAGCCGCATCCGTGACATCGATCGAGCCAAGGCCCGCGAACGTGAACAGCTGGCGCGCGAGCTCCACGACACCGTCGCCCACCACGTGTCGGGTATCGCCATCCAGGCCCAAGCCGGACGTGCGATCGCGGCCTCCCACCCCGAGCGTGCCGTCGAGGCGCTGGCCGTCATCGAGGACGCAGCGACCCGCACCCTCACCGAGCTGCGCGCCATCGTCGGCGTGCTGCGCGCCACACGGGACACCGAGTTCGCGCCGCAGCCCGGCGTGGCCGAGGTCGAGGAGCTCGCCACCGATGGCCAGACGCGTCCCTGCGTCGAGGTGACTCTCTCCGGCGAGTTCGACGACCTCAGCCCGGCGGTCGAGGCCGCGATCTACCGCCTGGCCCAGGAGTCCGTCACCAACGCTCGACGGCACGCCCGCCACGCGACCCAGGTCACCGTCGCCGTCACAGGCGACGCCGATCGGGTACGGCTGACCATCGACGACGACGGCTCCGCCGCCGGCGGCCGCGCCACAGCGGGCTACGGCCTGGTGGGCATGCGGGAACGCGCCTCACTGCTCGGCGGCACCTTCCACGCAGGCCCCGCCGCCGAGCGGGGCTGGCGGGTGGAGGCGGTCCTGCCCCGAACCGGGACGCCACGATGA
- a CDS encoding response regulator encodes MSIRVLIADDQPIVRTGLTMLLDAQPDIDVVGAAADGREAVRLALQLRPDVGLFDIRMPLMDGIEATRRLAGPDVTDPLPIVVITTFDLDEYVHGALRAGARGFLLKDAGPALLTQAIYAAADGDALITPSVTVRLLAAFARGQTSPPRQPMEPLTAREEEILVPVAQGRTNSEIASELHITPSTVKAHLASLMRKLGARNRVEVAMWAHETGRI; translated from the coding sequence ATGAGCATCAGGGTCCTCATCGCCGACGACCAGCCCATCGTGCGCACCGGGCTGACGATGCTGCTCGACGCCCAACCCGACATCGACGTGGTCGGCGCGGCCGCCGACGGGCGCGAGGCAGTCCGCTTGGCGCTCCAGCTGCGCCCCGACGTCGGCCTGTTCGACATCCGGATGCCGCTGATGGACGGCATCGAAGCCACCCGACGCCTCGCCGGCCCGGACGTCACCGACCCCCTGCCGATCGTGGTCATCACCACGTTCGACCTCGACGAGTACGTCCACGGGGCGCTCAGAGCCGGCGCCCGCGGGTTCCTGCTCAAGGACGCCGGACCCGCCCTGCTGACCCAGGCCATCTACGCCGCCGCCGACGGAGACGCACTGATCACACCCAGCGTGACCGTCAGACTGCTCGCAGCGTTCGCCCGCGGGCAGACCTCACCACCGAGACAGCCGATGGAACCGCTCACCGCCCGCGAGGAGGAGATCCTCGTGCCTGTCGCCCAGGGCCGCACCAACAGCGAGATCGCCAGCGAGCTCCACATCACCCCGAGCACCGTCAAGGCCCACCTCGCCAGCCTCATGCGCAAGCTCGGCGCCCGGAACCGCGTCGAGGTCGCCATGTGGGCCCACGAGACCGGCCGCATCTGA